The SAR324 cluster bacterium genomic interval TAAAGATCGTGAAGGAAGTCAATAGCCAGAAATACAAATAATATGAGCTCAATGAACCATCTTTACCAATGGAGTAGCCAAAGATAAAGACTCACCAAAATGCTGTGATCATGAGCCACAACTTGATCAACTTACTCGCCTTCATCACTCAATTCTCCTCAAAAAAGTCCAGCAACCTCGGTGAGGCGGGTCATCATCGACAAATATTTCTGTGGATAAGTGTTGCTTCACAAGAACGCATACAAGACCAGGTAGCCAACATAGAGAAACAGCAGTAGTTCCAAGAATGACCAAGTATACTTCTTCATCAAGTTCCTCTTTCAAAAGAATCGAAAGAGCCAACAGCTTTTCATCACATAGGAACTACATTCGTAGATTTTCCAAAAACAAATTTCTTCGGCTTAATTCGGCAAGAGAAAGAGATTAAAGACGGTTTGTACAATCTGTTTGTTCGAGACCTTCCTTTCTTTATCTTTCCCGTAGAGAAACCAGCGCTGCAAGAGTTTGCTCGAGCCAAGCGTGTTTCATTGGGGAACTACAACTAACTATCAAATTTGTAGCAGGCCACGTCTTTCACTTCAACCAACAGCACAAAATTTTTGAATCCTATTGGTGTCTTTCAGCCCTTACAAGCGGAAGCGTGACAAAAAATTCCAAATCAACTCATTAGTCCCAGAGCCTGCAATTTCAAGATCGAACCAAACGTGTTCTCCACCGACAACTTGGTAATGCTGTACTTCGATACCTTCTTGCCCTTCAGCATAAATGAAGGAACGCACCGTCTGTCCACTGCTTATCGTTGTTGCCTCAGCGGGAGAGGATTGAGTCTGGTTGAAATCAACCCAATATTCGATCACACCTTCCGCAGGTACATAACCACTAGAATTCCCTTTTGGAGTAGCCCCATTGTTTGCTGAGTAGTAGGGCAGGATATCGTCTTGGGTCCCATGCAAAGTAATAACGGCAGTTGGCTGAGGTGGCTGACAAAGATCGCCAATGTCTTCTAACATCGTTCCAGAAACGGAACCGACCGCAGCAATTCGCTCTCCCTGGTAGCAAGCAAGACCAAAAGCGAGCATGGCGCCGTTTGAATATCCAACAGCATAAATTCGGTCTTCATCGATTTGGTAGGTCTTGCTCAGATTATCGATTAACGACTCGATGAATCCGAAGTCATCTACCGGACTTTTGTTGGTTGCAGATGGCGGGGATGGGTTCCAGTGGGGAGAACCGTCGAGCAAGGATCCTTGGGGGTAAGCAAGCAAGAAGGTTTGCTCTTCTGCAAGTTGACGAAAATCAGCAGTCAACAAATGGTTTGCGGCAGAACCTCCGTATCCGTGGAAATTCAGTAGTAGCGGAACATCTTGTGTTCCCTCGTAGGACTCTGGCACATAGACCAGTGTTTCCCGGAGGACACCATGGTTCAATTCCAGCCTTGTGGTGCCTGGAATATTGACGCTTGAAGAGTCTTTTAGATCTATCTCTGAAGAATTTTTTGAAACGCTACAGCCCCAGAATTGAAAGCAAAAAAGTGAGATAGTCAGAATTTTGATAAAGTTTGCCTCGAAAAACTGATTTGTAGAGCCTTTCATTCCGTTAGAGTTTTGCATAATTCTCTGAGTAGAGACGCCCCATCCCCGCTCCAAGCACTACCATGCATACATGCGAAGGTCGTAGGATTTGTAGCAGCCAATTTTTCAATCAACATGGCTGTATTTTTTGTGTAAGAGAAATCGTCCATTGCCTGACGAAATGCTTGGCTAGGTCCAAGAATGTCTGACTCTGTGAGTGGAGGATCGCCGATACCTCCCTGTGTGAAAAGGTCACCACACAATAGCGTTTTCGTAGTTTGCTCTGAAAGAAAGCCACAATCCCAGCCATGAGGAAGGTGTGGCGTGTCATGCCATTGTAAAGAATGAAATCCTAGAGGCAGAATTTCACCATCAGCAAGGGCTCTGGGAGGTCGGTCTGCGATATCCTGTACAGAAACCATTGCGGCTACGACACTACAAACAGGCTCAGCTTGGGGTGCCACTGCAAGCCACTCATTCAGGGAACCACATTCATCTGCTTCCACATGGGAAAAAGCAACATAACGGATCTTCTCAACCGGCATTACACTAGCTACCGCCTCTTTCACCAGTGGAAACATTTTTCGCAAACTTGTATGGAACAACAATGGTTCATCATCTCTAACCAGATACTGGTTGAAAGAAAATCTATTCCCTCCACCAAGATCGACAGGAGTGTTAATTCTGTAAATACCGTCGGCGATTTCATAAACATTTGTGCCAGATTCCTGGTTGGTAACGGTCATTATTTATCCAAAAAATTGGTTTCAACTACTTTGCTAAAAACTCTACATCGATGAACATTCAACAAACCACATCTTCATTATTAGTTTATGGAAAAGAAAAAATGATTCGTGGCCATTTAATGCTTTGCTGATTTATTACAGTCTATCGAAATGCTGGCTATGAGATTTTATCCATAGAATAGATCGTATCGGCAATGTTGTACTTGGCATCAACCTCAGCGGCCTCCGGTGACGACATCA includes:
- a CDS encoding PHB depolymerase family esterase — translated: MQNSNGMKGSTNQFFEANFIKILTISLFCFQFWGCSVSKNSSEIDLKDSSSVNIPGTTRLELNHGVLRETLVYVPESYEGTQDVPLLLNFHGYGGSAANHLLTADFRQLAEEQTFLLAYPQGSLLDGSPHWNPSPPSATNKSPVDDFGFIESLIDNLSKTYQIDEDRIYAVGYSNGAMLAFGLACYQGERIAAVGSVSGTMLEDIGDLCQPPQPTAVITLHGTQDDILPYYSANNGATPKGNSSGYVPAEGVIEYWVDFNQTQSSPAEATTISSGQTVRSFIYAEGQEGIEVQHYQVVGGEHVWFDLEIAGSGTNELIWNFLSRFRL
- a CDS encoding MBL fold metallo-hydrolase; protein product: MTVTNQESGTNVYEIADGIYRINTPVDLGGGNRFSFNQYLVRDDEPLLFHTSLRKMFPLVKEAVASVMPVEKIRYVAFSHVEADECGSLNEWLAVAPQAEPVCSVVAAMVSVQDIADRPPRALADGEILPLGFHSLQWHDTPHLPHGWDCGFLSEQTTKTLLCGDLFTQGGIGDPPLTESDILGPSQAFRQAMDDFSYTKNTAMLIEKLAATNPTTFACMHGSAWSGDGASLLRELCKTLTE